In Onychostoma macrolepis isolate SWU-2019 chromosome 12, ASM1243209v1, whole genome shotgun sequence, a single window of DNA contains:
- the LOC131550895 gene encoding mucin-7-like — MEKVPLNVFEWRRITDPISQMEFVEAVAALALLDLPFFKFASQFCELTEKMTLADSVIIETFWLGATYHRPMDLPDTAGLCWREAILRCLGSVRARAGTQSSAAIHGFQPPSAATSNPLTRKAANPPRSAATPPRESAANPPTESAAIPPTESAAIPPTESAAIPLTESAAIPPRNVTNPLVPSSSPVPVLVPSSSPVPPLVPSSSPVPPLV, encoded by the exons ATGGAGAAAGTGCCTTTGAATGTATTTGAATGGAGAAG AATTACCGACCCAATAAGCCAGATGGAATTCGTGGAAGCGGTCGCCGCCCTAGCCCTCCTGGATCTCCCCTTCTTTAAATTTGCGAGCCAGTTCTGTGAGCTCACGGAGAAGATGACGCTGGCGGACTCTGTCATCATAGAGACGTTCTGGCTCGGGGCCACTTACCACCGTCccatggacctcccagacaccgcGGGATTATGTTGGAGAGAGGCCATTCTTcggtgtctgggaagcgtcCGGGCCCGAGCCGGAACCCAATCGTCAGCCGCGATCCACGGATTccagccgccgtccgcggccaCGTCAAACCCACTGACACGGAAGGCGGCAAACCCGCCAAGAAGTGCGGCTACCCCGCCGAGAGAGAGTGCGGCCAACCCGCCGACAGAGAGTGCGGCCATCCCGCCGACAGAGAGTGCGGCCATCCCGCCGACAGAGAGTGCGGCCATCCCGCTGACAGAGAGTGCGGCCATCCCGCCTAGAAATGTGACAaacccgctggtcccgtccagctctcctgtgcctgtgctggtcccgtccagctctcctgtgcctccgctggtcccgtccagctctcctgtgcctccgctcgtctag
- the LOC131550874 gene encoding uncharacterized protein LOC131550874, producing the protein MRFLISLSLLLINGEIIIGQTLDPTTSSFDPCYGYKILDDFWRDLRQSSYQYFGQDDTLVEWSGWYRLYLNGESAQMSEWCVSHMGCGGETGLYLNGSHPTLEDGVVTREVLGTYLWWWWLSSKSESYSSTPIRVKACPGNYYVYEIVKPNASIPRPTYCAVAFSSISSDPCYNYQYLDRPWRATNESGDFICDETFAWGGWYRLFYYGMNIQMSETCVSSTSCNAGISLSLNGPHPQIEDGVVIREVCGEAYLKGCCLYKSKPIRVKACPGNYYVYELANPIFGCSGYCTDVNTISQAVSTESPDIITGSSITLNYDPCNNYNVLDHHMRSTLLHWHMFGFGSALDDILAEWDGWYRFFTNGLSTEIPEWCVSFMSCGGFSGLWLGGSHPQLEDGVVTREIYGSRYDQCNYYRSDPIQVKACPGNYFVYKFTRPTVSIPGPRYCTVSFTTPSVDPCYTYTSLDEPWRATDYSSIVMCDYNVEWNGWYRLFYNGQNAQMPESCVNQGMCGTYSPLWLNDTHPELEDGVIIRQVCASTWSGCCGYTSHPIRVKACPGNYYVYEFVKPMFCSVYCVDITGLNETSTTTETIPTIDSITPRITNNDLEDCCSELNCSEDEWCGKKNGVYGCMCNDNLPRPQPNSFGFSETCERSSGSMSVSRCQLFEAGFPADVLHLNDPSCKGTVRNGRVEFHFDNDEHICGTNLVANGTHIIYSNFILGTPRSEGLISREKILKLSFSCVYPQTQSLSMNVEINPLETIVHKILPSGEGRYQVRMTPYEDDEFTRPFTGRVDAELEQKMNVEVRVEGVDSRQFALVMDTCWATPVNDPDYSLRWDLIVTECPNPNDDSVELLQNGVSTSSRFSFRMFIFTENSTKLYLHCAVHLCLLSSTRCSTDCNSGHHWREHRSLDFHDSASISMGPLMWSEGNTDKWVPEQVKVSEASCLCASLMLLLVPLMSVLTLI; encoded by the exons ATGAGGTTTCTGATCTCACTGTCGCTACTTCTGATTAATG GTGAAATAATTATTGGACAAACTTTAg ATCCTACAACTTCCAGCTTTGATCCATGCTATGGTTATAAAATTCTTGACGACTTCTGGAGAGACCTACGACAAAGCTCATATCAATACTTTGGACAGGATGACACCCTTGTTGAATGGAGTGGCTGGTATCGGCTGTATCTGAATGGAGAAAGTGCCCAGATGTCTGAGTGGTGTGTGAGTCATATGGGATGTGGTGGTGAAACTGGACTGTATCTCAACGGCTCTCATCCAACACTTGAAGATGGAGTGGTGACCCGTGAAGTTTTGGGAACTTATTTATGGTGGTGGTGGTTGTCTTCTAAGAGTGAGAGCTACAGTTCCACACCCATTCGAGTTAAAGCCTGTCCAGGAAATTATTATGTCTATGAGATTGTCAAACCCAACGCATCAATCCCCAGGCCAACATACTGTGCAg TTGCTTTCAGCAGCATCAGCAGTGATCCCTGCTACAACTATCAGTATCTGGATCGTCCCTGGAGAGCCACCAATGAAAGTGGAGATTTCATTTGTGATGAAACATTTGCCTGGGGTGGCTGGTACCGGCTTTTCTACTATGGAATGAACATCCAGATGTCAGAGACCTGTGTTAGTTCAACATCCTGTAACGCAGGCATCAGTCTGTCACTCAATGGTCCTCATCCTCAGATAGAGGATGGTGTGGTGATCAGAGAGGTCTGTGGAGAGGCTTATTTGAAAGGCTGCTGTCTTTACAAGTCAAAACCCATCAGAGTGAAAGCGTGTCCAGGCAATTATTACGTCTATGAACTTgcgaatccaatatttggttgTTCAGGATACTGCACAG ATGTCAACACAATTTCACAGGCAGTTTCTACTGAAAGTCCAGATATAATCACTGGATCTAGCATCACATTAA attatGACCCATGCAATAACTACAACGTACTTGATCACCACATGAGAAGCACACTCCTCCACTGGCATATGTTTGGATTTGGAAGTGCATTAGATGACATTCTTGCAGAGTGGGATGGCTGGTATCGGTTCTTCACGAATGGCTTGAGTACTGAGATTCCTGAGTGGTGTGTGTCTTTTATGTCTTGTGGAGGTTTTAGTGGTCTGTGGCTTGGTGGCTCTCATCCTCAGCTAGAAGATGGAGTTGTTACTCGTGAAATTTACGGCTCTCGCTATGATCAGTGCAATTACTACAGATCCGACCCAATCCAAGTCAAAGCTTGTCCTGGAAATTATTTTGTCTACAAATTTACCAGACCAACAGTTTCAATCCCGGGTCCTAGATATTGTACAG TATCTTTCACCACTCCAAGTGTCGACCCCTGCTACACCTACACCAGTCTGGATGAACCTTGGAGAGCCACAGACTATTCTTCCATTGTCATGTGTGATTATAATGTGGAGTGGAATGGCTGGTACAGGCTGTTCTACAATGGTCAAAATGCTCAGATGCCAGAATCATGTGTTAATCAAGGCATGTGTGGCACTTATTCCCCACTGTGGCTCAATGACACACACCCAGAGCTGGAAGATGGAGTGATCATTCGTCAGGTCTGTGCTTCCACATGGAGTGGTTGCTGTGGTTACACATCCCACCCTATAAGAGTCAAAGCCTGTCCAGGAAATTACTATGTTTATGAGTTTGTCAAGCCAATGTTTTGCTCAGTTTACTGTGTAG ATATCACAGGTCTTAatgaaacatctacaacaacagagaccaTCCCAACCATAGATTCCATTACTCCACGCATCACTAACAATG ATTTGGAAGATTGCTGTTCTGAGCTCAACTGCTCTGAGGATGAATGGTGTGGGAAGAAAAATGGTGTTTATGGCTGTATGTGTAATGacaacctacccagaccacaaCCCAACTCTTTTG gtttctcagAAACCTGTGAACGCAGCTCTGGCTCCATGTCTGTGTCTCGCTGTCAGCTCTTTGAGGCTGGTTTTCCAGCAGACGTCTTACACCTCAATGATCCCAGCTGCAAAGGAACGGTCCGGAATGGCAGAGTGGAATTCCATTTTGATAACGATGAACACATCTGTGGCACAAATCTTGTG GCCAACGGCACCCACATCATCTACAGTAACTTTATTCTGGGGACACCGAGGTCAGAAGGTCTCATCAGCAGAGAGAAAATCCTTAAGCTTTCTTTCAGCTGCGTTTATCCTCAAACACAATCACTTTCCATGAATGTGGAAATCAACCCACTGGAGAC CATTGTGCACAAGATCCTCCCCTCTGGTGAAGGCAGATATCAGGTTCGGATGACTCCATATGAGGATGATGAGTTTACCCGGCCCTTCACTGGTAGAGTGGATGCAGAGCTCGAGCAGAAGATGAATGTGGAAGTTCGTGTTGAGGGGGTTGACAGCCGTCAGTTTGCCCTGGTGATGGACACGTGTTGGGCTACACCTGTGAATGATCCTGATTACAGTCTCCGCTGGGATCTCATCGTCACAGA GTGTCCCAATCCAAATGATGACTCAGTGGAGCTGCTGCAGAACGGCGTCTCGACATCCAGCCGTTTCTCCTTCAGGATGTTCATCTTCACTGAAAACTCCACTAAGCTTTACCTGCACTGTGCTGTTCACCTTTGCCTTCTGTCGAGCACTCGCTGCTCAACG GACTGTAACTCTGGACATCACTGGAGAGAGCACAGGTCTCTGGACTTCCATGACAGTGCTTCCATATCCATGGGTCCTCTGATGTGGTCTGAAGGGAACACAG ATAAGTGGGTCCCAGAGCAAGTGAAGGTATCTGAGGCTTCTTGTCTGTGTGCTTCTCTGATGCTGTTACTTGTTCCTCTGATGAGTGTCCTGACcctcatttaa